The Orcinus orca chromosome 16, mOrcOrc1.1, whole genome shotgun sequence genome includes a window with the following:
- the LOC101271151 gene encoding 1,25-dihydroxyvitamin D(3) 24-hydroxylase, mitochondrial, producing MSSPIGKSRSLAAFLQELRSLGQPPRPVTSTACAPRRPREVPLCPMMEQGEAQDAAALPGPTKWPLLGSLLEILWKGGLKKQHDTLAEYHEKYGKIFRMKLGSFDSVHLGSPCLLEALYRTESAYPQRLEIKPWKAYRDYREEGYGLLILEGEDWQRVRSAFQKKLMKPVEIMKLDNKINEVLADFTGRISELCDERGCIEDLYSELNKWSFESICLVLYEKRFGLLQKNAGDEALNFIMAIKTMMSTFGRMMVTPVELHKSLNTKVWQAHTLAWDTIFKSVKSCVDNRLEKYSEQPSMDFISDVYHHNQLSKKELYAAVTELQLAAVETTANSLMWILFNLSRNPHVQQKLLKELQSVLPENQMPRAEDLRNMPYLKACLKESMRLTPSVPFTTRTLDKAMVLGEYALPKGTVLMLNTHVLGSNEENFEDSSQFRPERWLQDKKKINPFAHLPFGVGKRMCIGRRLAELQLHLALCWIVRKYDIVATDKEPVEMLHLGILVPSRQLPVAFHQR from the exons ATGAGCTCCCCCATCGGCAAGAGCCGCTCCCTTGCCGCCTTCCTACAGGAGCTGCGCAGCCTGGGGCAGCCCCCCAGACCCGTGACATCTACGGCGTGCGCGCCCCGTCGGCCGCGGGAGGTGCCCCTCTGCCCCATGATGGAACAGGGCGAGGCGCAAGACGCGGCCGCCCTGCCCGGTCCCACCAAGTGGCCACTGCTGGGCAGTCTGCTGGAGATTCTCTGGAAAGGAGGGCTCAAGAAACAGCACGACACGCTG GCTGAGTACCACGAGAAATATGGCAAGATTTTCCGCATGAAGTTGGGTTCCTTCGACTCGGTGCACTTGGGCTCGCCGTGTCTGCTGGAAGCGCTCTACCGCACGGAGAGCGCGTACCCCCAGCGTCTGGAGATCAAACCGTGGAAGGCCTATCGCGACTATCGCGAGGAGGGCTACGGACTGCTGATCTT GGAAGGAGAAGACTGGCAGAGGGTCAGGAGTGCCTTTCAAAAGAAACTAATGAAACCAGTGGAAATTATGAAGCTGGACAATAAAATCAATGAG GTCTTGGCTGATTTTACAGGTAGAATAAGTGAGCTCTGTGATGAGCGAGGCTGCATTGAAGACTTGTACAGCGAGCTGAACAAATGGtcatttgaaa gCATCTGCCTTGTGCTATATGAGAAGAGATTTGGGCTCCTTCAGAAGAATGCAGGCGATGAAGCTTTGAACTTCATCATGGCCATCAAAACA ATGATGAGCACATTTGGGAGAATGATGGTCACGCCAGTCGAGCTGCACAAGAGCCTCAACACCAAGGTCTGGCAGGCGCACACTCTGGCCTGGGACACCATTTTCAAATCGG TCAAATCTTGTGTCGACAACCGGTTAGAGAAATATTCTGAGCAGCCCAGTATGGATTTCATTAGTGATGTTTATCACCACAATCAGCTTTCAAAGAAAGAACTGTATGCGGCTGTGACGGAGCTCCAGCTGGCTGCGGTGGAAACG ACAGCAAACAGCTTAATGTGGATCCTCTTCAATTTATCTCGTAATCCCCACGTGCAACAAAAGCTTCTTAAGGAACTTCAGAGTGTACTGCCTGAGAATCAGATGCCACGGGCAGAGGATTTGAGGAATATGCCATATTTAAAAGCCTGTCTGAAAGAATCTATGCG GCTTACCCCGAGTGTGCCATTTACAACTCGAACTCTTGACAAAGCAATGGTTCTGGGGGAATATGCTTTACCGAAAGGA ACAGTATTGATGCTAAATACCCATGTGTTGGGGTCCAATGAAGAAAATTTTGAAGATTCAAGTCAGTTTAGACCCGAACGATGGCttcaagacaagaaaaagatCAACCCTTTTGCCCATCTTCCATTTGGCGTtgggaaaagaatgtgcattGGTCGCCGATTAGCCGAGCTCCAGCTGCACTTGGCTCTCTGCTGG ATCGTCCGCAAATATGACATCGTGGCCACAGACAAGGAGCCTGTGGAGATGCTGCACTTGGGCATCCTGGTACCCAGCCGACAGCTCCCCGTTGCTTTCCACCAGAGATAG